In the Flagellimonas sp. MMG031 genome, one interval contains:
- a CDS encoding tryptophan-rich sensory protein — protein sequence MNGAAHIKQFQKRWQQLLYAEALLYAVGFGGMMYLFTHNMGYGILSLLVALVVSVWIKRPWKINEARAVNYIDAHLPQAGYSSGLLLVSAQELSDLSKLQQYRVSAQLEPVLPKTRPPQKLFKAALVMFGLVLIGLMANTLWTSLNPFSSNGSSNQDVITFAPKDSLSSSIKIPELTDTKVTVQYPSYTKKPTIQTSLPNIKAVQGSRITWHLEFDVEVQKVQMDLMGEHFDFVKVQNQYRLTKPLEASGFYSFTFTDGDANDYVSDLYSMEMVSDEPPLVQLEGLDYYSYFEFEDDKRLMFNANISDDFGVEDAYIIATVSKGSGESVKFREESVRFDQTIPKGGKLVQLRQQLDLNALNMDPGDELYFYVEALDQKSPTPNVARSETYFAVIRDTVTDMFAVEGNLGVDLMPDYFRSQRQLIIDTEKLISERGKISEKDFKFRSNELGFDQKQLRLKYGQFMGDETEMQSAPGQVSPEAGEADHDHDHEGGEEDLLDAYSHKHDSDNEHNLVVEDDHDHGTEEEKEDPLHEYVHDHGDPEASTLFEKSLKAKLRDALTIMWDAELYLRLYEPEKSLPYQYDALEIIQDIKNSARIYVHRIGFDPPPIKEENRLSGDIEGITNVTKEEGFDYEMSFAATREAIYRLELLIQSETNFSETDAALFEEAGNELAQKAIAEPLTYVKVLQGLRDLQKAPDRTRESYMEVQRKLLSVLPEVDDNPFKRTVYPDEINQLYLKELEAYE from the coding sequence GTGAACGGAGCAGCCCACATAAAACAGTTTCAGAAACGTTGGCAACAATTGCTGTATGCCGAGGCACTGTTATATGCCGTTGGTTTTGGAGGGATGATGTACCTGTTTACCCACAACATGGGATATGGTATCCTAAGCCTTTTGGTGGCCCTGGTTGTTTCCGTATGGATCAAAAGACCTTGGAAAATAAATGAAGCAAGGGCTGTCAACTATATTGATGCCCACTTGCCACAGGCTGGATATAGCAGTGGACTATTATTGGTGTCTGCCCAAGAGCTTTCAGACCTATCAAAATTACAGCAGTACCGCGTTTCCGCCCAGTTAGAACCTGTTTTACCCAAGACACGGCCACCTCAAAAACTATTCAAGGCGGCATTGGTCATGTTCGGACTGGTGCTTATCGGACTGATGGCCAATACCCTCTGGACATCCTTGAATCCATTTTCGAGTAATGGTTCATCCAATCAGGACGTTATTACTTTCGCTCCGAAGGATAGTTTATCATCATCCATCAAAATCCCTGAGCTCACCGATACGAAAGTGACCGTTCAATACCCATCCTATACCAAAAAACCAACCATACAGACTTCTTTACCCAACATCAAAGCGGTGCAAGGTTCCAGGATCACATGGCATCTCGAATTTGATGTCGAAGTACAAAAGGTTCAAATGGACCTGATGGGAGAGCATTTTGATTTTGTCAAAGTGCAAAACCAATACCGATTGACCAAGCCCTTGGAAGCTTCGGGCTTTTATAGCTTCACTTTTACCGATGGTGACGCAAACGATTATGTAAGCGACCTGTATTCCATGGAAATGGTCAGCGACGAACCACCCTTGGTACAGCTGGAGGGATTGGACTATTACAGCTATTTTGAGTTTGAGGACGATAAGCGGTTGATGTTCAATGCTAATATTTCCGATGATTTTGGAGTTGAGGATGCCTACATCATCGCCACGGTCAGTAAGGGTTCGGGAGAGTCCGTAAAGTTTAGGGAGGAGTCCGTTCGCTTTGATCAAACTATCCCAAAAGGAGGTAAGTTGGTGCAATTGCGACAACAACTGGATTTGAATGCCCTCAACATGGACCCGGGGGATGAACTCTATTTTTATGTGGAGGCCCTGGACCAAAAATCACCAACACCCAATGTGGCGCGTAGCGAAACCTACTTTGCGGTGATTCGGGATACGGTCACGGATATGTTTGCGGTGGAAGGAAACTTGGGAGTGGACTTGATGCCCGATTATTTTAGGAGTCAGCGCCAACTCATAATTGATACTGAAAAACTGATTTCCGAACGTGGTAAAATTTCCGAAAAAGATTTCAAGTTCAGGAGCAACGAACTTGGTTTTGATCAAAAACAATTGCGCTTAAAGTACGGACAATTTATGGGCGACGAGACCGAAATGCAATCCGCCCCTGGGCAAGTATCGCCTGAAGCCGGTGAGGCAGACCATGACCACGACCACGAGGGTGGGGAAGAGGACCTGCTGGATGCATATAGCCACAAACATGACAGCGATAACGAGCACAACCTGGTGGTGGAAGACGATCACGATCATGGCACCGAGGAAGAGAAAGAAGACCCTTTGCACGAATACGTGCACGACCATGGTGACCCTGAAGCATCCACACTTTTTGAAAAATCCCTCAAAGCGAAGCTTCGGGATGCCTTGACCATAATGTGGGATGCGGAATTGTACCTCAGATTGTATGAGCCGGAAAAATCCTTGCCCTATCAATACGATGCCTTGGAGATTATTCAGGACATTAAGAACAGTGCCCGAATCTATGTCCACCGAATCGGTTTTGATCCTCCACCGATCAAGGAGGAGAATCGACTTAGTGGTGATATCGAGGGGATTACCAACGTTACCAAAGAGGAAGGATTTGATTACGAAATGTCCTTTGCTGCCACTCGTGAAGCCATATATCGTTTGGAACTCCTCATTCAAAGTGAAACAAATTTTAGCGAAACCGATGCCGCCCTTTTTGAAGAGGCAGGAAATGAACTGGCCCAAAAAGCCATCGCCGAACCCCTTACATATGTTAAAGTGCTACAAGGACTTCGGGATTTACAAAAGGCTCCGGATAGGACCAGAGAAAGCTATATGGAAGTGCAACGAAAATTATTGTCGGTGTTGCCCGAAGTGGATGATAACCCTTTCAAAAGAACGGTATACCCTGATGAAATCAATCAACTGTACCTAAAGGAACTGGAGGCGTATGAGTGA